The Phaeobacter sp. A36a-5a genomic interval GGCGTTGACGTTCTGGCGCATGTAGATGCCACGGCCGAGGTGACGCAGAACGGTCATTTTATCCTTCAGGGGATGCAAGGCTACAATAAGGACAGGGCCGGGGACACGCGGGTGGAGCCTGCGAACCTGAGTTTTGAAGATCGCTACGATCTGTCACTTGGCGGGGTCGACTTTCAGGTCCTGCATCTTGGTCCGGCCCACGATCCGGGTGACACGCAGGTCTGGATTCCGCAGTGGGGGATGCTGATCGCAGGCGATATTGCCTTTCACGAGCGGATGTTGCCGATTTTTGAACATACCTGCACCAGCTGCTGGATCGAGACCTGGCAGGACAAGCTGGAACCGCTGGCGCCGACCTATGTGATCCCCGGCCATGGTCATCCGACCAACCTGGATCAGGTCCGGCACTACACGCTGGAGTATCTGCTCGATCTGCGCAGCAAGATTGGCGCCCATATCGAGGAGGGCGGCGATCTGGCCTCGGCCTATTACGTGGATCAGGCCCGCTGGCAGCAGCTCGATACTTTTGAGGAACTGGCGACCAAGAATGCCGGGCGTGTCTATGAGGAGATGGAGTGGGAATAGCGCGCCCGCCCGGTGATCTGTGCCCATCGTCATCCTTGCGACAAGAACTGTGAGCGGTAGCTGAACTCAGCATGCCGATCAGTTGCGGCAGGCATGCAAAAGTATACGTGGTCATTCGCAACAATATATGCAGGATCATGCCGCAAACGGAACGGATTCGCCGTTTCACGACCATTTTGGGCAATCTGTCCTTATCCTTCGGAAGTCATCTCCGAAGGCTGGACGTTCTGGCCACATGAGGGAAAACTGCCGCTGATGCGCATCAAGACCGACAAGGATCACCCGGAGTGCCGTCTGCAATGAAATGGATTGACGTGCCTCCTGTGTGGTTGCTGGGGTTTGCAGTGCTGGCCTGGTGTCAGGCACGTTTCCTGCCTATGGGGCTCGAATTGTCGCATGGCGTGATCGGCGCCGTCGTCGGGCTGGTCAGCGGCCTCTTGATCGGAGCGGGAGTCATTCTGATGCTGCTCGCGGTGATGGAAATGCGGCGTCATAGGACGACGCTGCATCCACACGGGCAGCCAAGCCAGCTGGTTCAATCGGGTATTTTCAAACGCAGCCGCAATCCGATCTACCTAGGTGATTGCCTGCTGCTGCTCGGACTGATCCTGCGGTTTGACGCGGTGCTGTCGCTGATACTGCTGCCGGTCTTTGTCTGGGTGTTGGAACGCCGTTTCATCCTGCCCGAGGAAAACCGGTTGCGGCGGCAGTTCAGGGCGCAGTGGGGGCGCTACGAAAAAGACACAGGACGATGGCTGTGACGGATTTGCGGCACCGCAGCAAAGTGTTGCGGCGACGCAGCGAAACTGTTGCGCAAAAATATTGCGCAATGTAGTCAAAATATTTGCGATCCGTGCTCAGTCAGTCTGATGCGGACACAAAGAGGGGGACCGACAAGGTGAAAATAGGCACACCAAAAGAAGTGTTTGACGGCGAGGCGCGGGTTGCGATGACCCCGGACTCCGCGGTTCAACTGCAAAAGCTGGGGTACGACTGCGCGATTGAAAGCGGTGCCGGGGCAGCGGCAGGTTTTTCTGACGCCACCTACGAGGCTGTCGGCGTCGAGATCATCAAGACACCGGCCGCATTGTGGAAAGCCTGCGATATCGTTGCCAAGGTGCGTCAGCCCACCGAAGCGGAGCTGAAGCGGATGACAGCGGGCAAGACGCTGATCTCCTTCTTCAATCCCGGCGGCAATAGCGAAGGTCTGGAACTCGCCAAATCCAAGGGCGCCAATGTGATCGCCATGGAAATGGTGCCACGTATCAGCCGTGCCCAGAAAATGGACGCGCTGTCGTCGATGGCCAATATCGCAGGTTACCGCGCCGTCATTGAGGCCGGGAATAACTTTGGCCGGTTCTTCACCGGTCAGATCACAGCTGCGGGCAAGGTTCCTCCGGCCAAGGTTCTGGTGGTTGGTGCAGGGGTTGCAGGCCTTGCGGCGATTGGCGCCTCTACCAGCCTGGGTGCGGTGACCTACGCCTTTGACGTGCGCCCCGAAGTGGCGGAGCAGGTCGAAAGCATGGGGGCCGAATTCGTCTATCTGGATTTCGAGGAAGACCAGCAGGATGGCGCGGCAACCGGCGGCTATGCTGCGGTCTCCAGCCCGGAGTTCCGTGAAGCGCAGCTCGCGAAGTTCCGCGAACTGGCTCCCGATGTCGATATCGTCATCACCACCGCGCTGATCCCCAACCGCGAGGCTCCCAAGCTGTGGCTTGAGGATATGGTCGCCGCGATGAAGCCGGGTTCGGTGATCGTTGACCTTGCAGCCGAAAAGGGCGGCAACGTCGAAGGCACGGTGATGGACGAAAAAGTGGTAACCGAGAATGGCGTGACCATCATCGGCTATACCGATTTCCCGAGCCGGATGGCCGCGCAGGCCTCGACGCTTTATGCCACCAACATCCGCCATATGATGACTGACCTGACGCCCGAGAAGGACGGTCAGATCAATCACAACATGGAAGACGACGTAATCCGCGGCGCCACGGTGACCTTCGAGAAGGAAATCACCTTCCCGCCGCCACCGCCCAAGGTGCAGGCCATCGCGGCCCAGCCGAAGAAAGAGGTGAAGGAACTGACGCCCGAAGAGAAGCGGGCGCAGGAGGTCGAAGCCTTCAAGCAGCAGACCAAGAACCAGGTCACCCTGCTGGCTGTGGGCGGTGCCTTGGTGCTGTTTGTGGGGCTGTTTGCCCCCGCGAGCTTCATGCAGCATTTCATCGTGTTTGCACTGGCCTGTTTCGTGGGCTTCCAGGTGATCTGGGGCGTTGCCCATTCGCTGCATACGCCGCTGATGGCTGTCACCAATGCGATTTCCTCGATCATCATCCTCGGCGCGTTGATGCAGATCGGATCCGGGTCGTTCCTGGTGATTTTCCTTGCGGCGCTGTCGGTGTTCATGGCCGGGATCAATATCTTCGGCGGGTTCCTCGTCACGCGGCGCATGCTTGCCATGTTCCAGAAATCTTAAGGAGGCCGGGAGTATGGACTTTGGCTTTACAACTGCCGCCTATGTGGTTGCGGCTGTTCTCTTCATCTTGTCGCTGGGCGGCCTGAGCGGTCAGGAAAGTGCGAAACGCGCGGTCTGGTACGGCATTGCGGGTATGGCGCTGGCGGTTCTGGCAACCCTGATTGGTCCCGGTGCCGGTCTTTGGCTGTTGTCGATCGTCCTGATCGCCGCAGGCGGTATCATCGGCTACTACGTCGCCAAACGCGTGCAGATGACCGAAATGCCGCAGCTGGTGGCGGCGATGCACTCGCTGGTGGGTCTGGCTGCGGTGTTCGTGGGCTTTATCGCCCATATCGAGCTGGGCCGCGTTCTGGCGATGGATGACACTGCGAAAAAGGCGCTCGAAGGCTTTGGTGCGCTTCTGGCCAAGAAAGACGGTGTCGAGATCGCGATCCTGCGGGTGGAACTCTTCCTCGGTGTCTTCATCGGTGCCGTGACCTTCACCGGGTCGGTGATTGCCTATGGCAAGCTGGCAGGCAAAGTGTCCTCGGCGGCGACCAAGCTGCCCGGCGGCCATATGCTGAACGCCGGTGCTGCGGGTCTCTCGCTGATCTGTCTGATCTGGTATTTTAACACTGGCGGTTTCTTCCCGCTGTTCCTGATGACCCTGGCAGCGCTGTTTATCGGCTACCACCTGATCATGGGTATTGGCGGCGCGGATATGCCCGTGGTTGTCTCCATGCTGAACAGCTACTCCGGCTGGGCCGCGGCGGCGATTGGCTTTTCGCTCGGCAACGATCTGTTGATCGTGGTTGGCGCGCTTGTGGGCTCCTCTGGTGCGATCCTCAGCTACATCATGTGTAAGGCGATGAACCGGTCCTTCATCTCGGTGATCCTGGGCGGCTTTGGCGGCACGGCTGGTCCGGCGATGGAAATCGACGGCGAGCAGATCGCGATTGATGCCGATGGTGTGGCCGCTGCCCTGGATGAGGCCGACAGTGTCGTCATCATCCCCGGCTACGGTATGGCAGTGGCGCAGGCCCAGCAGAATGTGGCTGAGCTGACCCGCCGTCTGCGTGCCAAGGGCAAGAACGTCCGCTTTGCGATCCATCCGGTTGCAGGTCGTTTGCCGGGCCATATGAACGTGCTCCTCGCCGAGGCGAAAGTGCCCTACGATATCGTGCTGGAAATGGACGAGATCAACGAGGACTTCCCGGAAACGGATGTGGCCATCGTCATCGGCTCCAACGACATCGTGAACCCGGCGGCTCAGGAAGACCCGAACTCGCCCATCGCCGGTATGCCGGTGCTGGAATGCTGGAAGGCGAAACAGGTGTTCGTCTCCAAGCGCGGGCAGGGTACGGGCTACTCGGGCATCGAGAACCCGCTGTTCTTCAAGGAGAATACCCGCATGTTCTATGGCGATGCCAAGGCCAGCCTGGATAAACTGCTGACCATGATCAGCTGATTGTTCGGCGTATCGCTGCACATACCGAAAGAGCGCTCCTGCCGGGGCGCTCTTTTTTCGTGATCCTGTGGTATCATTCGCCAGCCGAGGAGGATGATATGGAAAAGGCCCAAGGCATAGGTGGCGTGTTTTTCCGCGCCAAAGACCCCGAAGCGCTGAGCCGGTGGTACAATGACCATCTGGGGATTGACCCCGTCGGCGGAACCCCCTGGATGCAGGGCGGCGGCTACACCGTCTTTGCTCCATTTGCCGAGGATACCGATTATTTCGGAGATACCAGCAAACAGTGGATGATCAATTTCCGGGTGACGGATCTGGCCGCGATGATCGCCCAGCTGACCGCCGCCGGTATCGCTGTTGAGACCCGGCTGGAGTGGGACGGCGAGATTGGCTATTTCGCGCGGTTGCATGACCCGGAGGGCAATCCGATAGAACTCTGGCAGCCGATCGGACGCGCCGCAGATACCGCTTGAGCTGGAGTGTACTCCAACCGCTAGGGTGTCCCGACTCACCCATGAGGGGTGGGCAGCAAGAGAGATGTGCATGAAGATTTCAGAGGTGGCGATGGCCACGGGGCTGAGCGTGGATACCCTGCGCTTTTACGAGAAGATCGGGTTGATTGATCCGCCGGCGCGGGATGCCGCCGGGCGGCGGGTCTATGATCGCGAAATCCTGGGCTGGATCCGCTTTCTGGGGCAGCTGAACGCCACCGGAATGAAACAGGCGGATCGGGTCCGCTATGCCCGGTTGCGGGCGCGGGGGCGCGAAACCCTGGCCGAACGCCGCGCAATGCTGGAGGCCCACCGCGAGGTGATCCGCCAGCAGCTGGAGAAGCTTCATGACACGCTTGCCCTGATGGATCGCAAGGTTGCGATCTACCACGAGCTGGAGAAGGAAAGCGCAGATGTCTGACGCAGTGACCAAGGGCCGTAATCTGTTGGCCGAATTGAACCCGGAGTTGGAGAATATCCTGGCAGAGCGCTATGACGCCCATCTGCCCGGAATGTCGGAGAGCCTGGTGGAATGGGCCTATGGGCGCCACTACGCACGCGCGGGGCTGGACCTGCGGACACGGCAGCTCTGTACGGTTGCGGCGTTGACTGCGCTTGGCGGTCAGACCGCGCCGCAGCTCAAGGTGAATATCGCCAACACCCTCGCCGCAGGGGCAAGTGAAGCCGAGATTCTGGAGGTCATCTGGCAGATGGCGGTCTATGGCGGCATGCCTGCGGCCATCAATGGTTTGAATGCGGCGATTGAGGTGTTCGAGGCGGCATAATGTCGGCAAGAGCTGAGGGCTGCCCCATAATTGTATACGGTTGTATCCAGTTAAGGTATTGAAAAAACGTAATTCTTTACAGGTTGCTCCACCTCGGCTAACCTGTGGTCTGCTGCTCAGGGAGACCATAGATGCCGCCGATCCAAGACCACCCGCTGCGCTACCAGCTGGCCAATGAGCTGCACGCCCGCCCGTTCCCGACGATGAGCAACCCCTCGACGGTGATCTACCTGGCGATCAAGCAGCCGCAGGAGGCCGTGCATCGGGACCGCAGCCGGGACCTTGCGCATCTGGTCGATCTCTTGGACCGTCACGGTGTCGCCCACCCGACGCCGGGGGCGACCCATCATTCGGTGCAGCTGGGCCGCCATACGCTCAAATGGGAACAGCATACTGAATTTGTGTCCTACACCCTGTATTTCGACGGTATCAGCGCCCGCCCGTATGATCCTGCGGATTTTGATGTCTTCCCGTCGGACTGGCTGGCGGAGGCTCCGGGTCAGCGCATCACTTCGATCATGCTGCGGGTCTTGCCTCGTGGCGAAACCTCTGACGTTCGGGCGGCTCTGACCGATTGGTTTGTGCCGGAAAGCCTCGCCGTGGCCCGAGTGCTGGACGACAGCTGCGTGGTGGCGGGGGATTTCCGCATTGATCCGGCTGGGCATATGCGGTTTGCGGTTTTCCCGAACCGGGAAACCGGCGCCCAGCGGATCGGCCGGGTGGTGCAGCGCCTTTGCGAGATTGAGACCTATCGGGCGATGTCGATGCTCGGGTTTTCGCGGGCGCGCGGGCTGAGTCCGACGATTGGCGCGCTCGACACCCATTTGAGCGAGATGATGGCCGAGATGACCGGGGATCGCATGCCGGCGGAACAGACCCTTGCGCAGCTGCTCACGGTCTCGGCTGAGCTGGAGGCGATGGCGGCGCAGGCGGCGTTCCGCTTTGGTGCGACGGGGGCCTATGATGCGCTGGTCAACCAACGGATCGCCCTGCTGCGCGAGACCCGGTTTGAAGGGTATCAGACCTTTGCCGAGTTCATGCTGCGCCGATTTGAACCGGCGATGCGCACGGTGAAGTCAACCGAAGGGCGGCTCGCTACGCTGGCAGACCGGGCGCGTCGCGCCGGGGAGCTGCTGCGAACCCGTGTCGATGTGGAACGCAGTGCCCAGAACCAGGCCCTTCTGGAAAGCATGGACCGCCGCGCCGATATGGCGCTGCGGCTGCAACATACGGTGGAAGGGCTGTCAGTGGTGGCGATCAGCTATTACGCTGTGTCGCTGGCGTCTTATGCGCTCTATCCCCTCGCGGCGGTGCTGGACCTCAGCAAGGGGATGATGACGGCAGCACTTACTCTGCCGGTTGTGCTGCTGGTCTGGCTCGCGGTGCGGCAGATCCGGAAGCGGCTGCATTGAGCAGGGCGTCTGCCGCCAAACCGCCTGCGCCAATCGACAGCAGTGCCAGAACAGCCGCTAGGCTGAGGGTTGGGATACCGGCGAGACCGGCCCCGACTGTGCAGCCGCCAGCCAGTACACCGCCAATCCCCATCAGCACCGCGCCAGTGAGGTAGCGGCCGGTCTGTCGCGGGCTTTCAAAGCTCTGCCACTGGAAGCGACCGCTCAGCAGGGCGGCGACCAGCGCGCCAATCAGCACGCCGCCCACCAGCCCGGTCCCGAAGCCCGCAGCCACGGCGCTGGACGCCAGCGTGTAGAATAGTGTTTCCGCCGAAGGCGCGGTGAAGGAGAGGCTCTCCATGGCGATGGGGTCAAATTCATCATACAGCACATAGCCAGTGCCGACCCAGGCCAGCGGCACCAGCGCGCCGATGGCGGCCCCCCCGGCCAGCATCAGCGGATGATTGCCCGAGCGCAGAGCGATGACAAGAGCGGCCGCAACGATCGGCCCGGCGCCCGTCAGCGCGCCGCCGGGCAGTGCGGTGAGAGAGGCGAAATCCCCAATCGGCACCGTGACGCCGCCGATCCAGCTGCGCAGCGGTGCAAGCACGCCTTTGAGCGTGGCGTGGGCGACAATTGCAAAGGTCACGATCACAACCAGCGCCCGCAGGTTGCCGCTGCCGGTCAGAACCATCAGGCGCGAGACGCAGCCACGGGTCAGCACCATGCCGGCCCCAAACATAAGGCCGCCCAGTACCACCGCAGCAATTGGCAGATCCGCGACCATCAGGCGGTGCTCGGCAAAGCTGATCCAGCCCTGCGCCACGGCGGCCTGCGTGCCGAGAACAGCAACGGCCAGCGCCATTGTCCAGACGCCTGCGGCCTGACGGCGATCAGCGCCGACAATAGCGCGGCGGAAACAGAAGCGGGTCAATTGCGCCAGCCCGCCGAACAGGACACCGACAGCGAGTGCAAACAGAACCGAAACGGCCCGCGCGGTGGTGTCTTCAAAGCCAAGTGTCTCGAACATATGCGGCCTCCATTGCTGCGAGCGGATTCGTCGCGTTTGGAATATTTTCCCGAAATGGCCGGTTTCTCTGATCTGAGCAACCCTATGGCACCAAGCTGGCGCGGCATCCGGCAGAATGATGTTCTCTGCTAGGTGTCCTTCGCAGGCTATGTGT includes:
- a CDS encoding MBL fold metallo-hydrolase, with product MKALVCGVATALMLPLCGLASEDIADQYPQSELYSKPVEVIPHVFSAIGATAPPTYENAGHNNNLSFVVTEAGVVVINAGASDALAAALHAEIKAVTDQPVVLVINENGQGHAMLGNGYWRDRGVDVLAHVDATAEVTQNGHFILQGMQGYNKDRAGDTRVEPANLSFEDRYDLSLGGVDFQVLHLGPAHDPGDTQVWIPQWGMLIAGDIAFHERMLPIFEHTCTSCWIETWQDKLEPLAPTYVIPGHGHPTNLDQVRHYTLEYLLDLRSKIGAHIEEGGDLASAYYVDQARWQQLDTFEELATKNAGRVYEEMEWE
- a CDS encoding methyltransferase family protein encodes the protein MKWIDVPPVWLLGFAVLAWCQARFLPMGLELSHGVIGAVVGLVSGLLIGAGVILMLLAVMEMRRHRTTLHPHGQPSQLVQSGIFKRSRNPIYLGDCLLLLGLILRFDAVLSLILLPVFVWVLERRFILPEENRLRRQFRAQWGRYEKDTGRWL
- a CDS encoding Re/Si-specific NAD(P)(+) transhydrogenase subunit alpha — translated: MKIGTPKEVFDGEARVAMTPDSAVQLQKLGYDCAIESGAGAAAGFSDATYEAVGVEIIKTPAALWKACDIVAKVRQPTEAELKRMTAGKTLISFFNPGGNSEGLELAKSKGANVIAMEMVPRISRAQKMDALSSMANIAGYRAVIEAGNNFGRFFTGQITAAGKVPPAKVLVVGAGVAGLAAIGASTSLGAVTYAFDVRPEVAEQVESMGAEFVYLDFEEDQQDGAATGGYAAVSSPEFREAQLAKFRELAPDVDIVITTALIPNREAPKLWLEDMVAAMKPGSVIVDLAAEKGGNVEGTVMDEKVVTENGVTIIGYTDFPSRMAAQASTLYATNIRHMMTDLTPEKDGQINHNMEDDVIRGATVTFEKEITFPPPPPKVQAIAAQPKKEVKELTPEEKRAQEVEAFKQQTKNQVTLLAVGGALVLFVGLFAPASFMQHFIVFALACFVGFQVIWGVAHSLHTPLMAVTNAISSIIILGALMQIGSGSFLVIFLAALSVFMAGINIFGGFLVTRRMLAMFQKS
- a CDS encoding NAD(P)(+) transhydrogenase (Re/Si-specific) subunit beta, translating into MDFGFTTAAYVVAAVLFILSLGGLSGQESAKRAVWYGIAGMALAVLATLIGPGAGLWLLSIVLIAAGGIIGYYVAKRVQMTEMPQLVAAMHSLVGLAAVFVGFIAHIELGRVLAMDDTAKKALEGFGALLAKKDGVEIAILRVELFLGVFIGAVTFTGSVIAYGKLAGKVSSAATKLPGGHMLNAGAAGLSLICLIWYFNTGGFFPLFLMTLAALFIGYHLIMGIGGADMPVVVSMLNSYSGWAAAAIGFSLGNDLLIVVGALVGSSGAILSYIMCKAMNRSFISVILGGFGGTAGPAMEIDGEQIAIDADGVAAALDEADSVVIIPGYGMAVAQAQQNVAELTRRLRAKGKNVRFAIHPVAGRLPGHMNVLLAEAKVPYDIVLEMDEINEDFPETDVAIVIGSNDIVNPAAQEDPNSPIAGMPVLECWKAKQVFVSKRGQGTGYSGIENPLFFKENTRMFYGDAKASLDKLLTMIS
- a CDS encoding VOC family protein; translation: MEKAQGIGGVFFRAKDPEALSRWYNDHLGIDPVGGTPWMQGGGYTVFAPFAEDTDYFGDTSKQWMINFRVTDLAAMIAQLTAAGIAVETRLEWDGEIGYFARLHDPEGNPIELWQPIGRAADTA
- a CDS encoding MerR family transcriptional regulator, yielding MKISEVAMATGLSVDTLRFYEKIGLIDPPARDAAGRRVYDREILGWIRFLGQLNATGMKQADRVRYARLRARGRETLAERRAMLEAHREVIRQQLEKLHDTLALMDRKVAIYHELEKESADV
- a CDS encoding carboxymuconolactone decarboxylase family protein → MSDAVTKGRNLLAELNPELENILAERYDAHLPGMSESLVEWAYGRHYARAGLDLRTRQLCTVAALTALGGQTAPQLKVNIANTLAAGASEAEILEVIWQMAVYGGMPAAINGLNAAIEVFEAA
- a CDS encoding DUF3422 family protein, with the protein product MPPIQDHPLRYQLANELHARPFPTMSNPSTVIYLAIKQPQEAVHRDRSRDLAHLVDLLDRHGVAHPTPGATHHSVQLGRHTLKWEQHTEFVSYTLYFDGISARPYDPADFDVFPSDWLAEAPGQRITSIMLRVLPRGETSDVRAALTDWFVPESLAVARVLDDSCVVAGDFRIDPAGHMRFAVFPNRETGAQRIGRVVQRLCEIETYRAMSMLGFSRARGLSPTIGALDTHLSEMMAEMTGDRMPAEQTLAQLLTVSAELEAMAAQAAFRFGATGAYDALVNQRIALLRETRFEGYQTFAEFMLRRFEPAMRTVKSTEGRLATLADRARRAGELLRTRVDVERSAQNQALLESMDRRADMALRLQHTVEGLSVVAISYYAVSLASYALYPLAAVLDLSKGMMTAALTLPVVLLVWLAVRQIRKRLH
- a CDS encoding YeeE/YedE family protein, coding for MFETLGFEDTTARAVSVLFALAVGVLFGGLAQLTRFCFRRAIVGADRRQAAGVWTMALAVAVLGTQAAVAQGWISFAEHRLMVADLPIAAVVLGGLMFGAGMVLTRGCVSRLMVLTGSGNLRALVVIVTFAIVAHATLKGVLAPLRSWIGGVTVPIGDFASLTALPGGALTGAGPIVAAALVIALRSGNHPLMLAGGAAIGALVPLAWVGTGYVLYDEFDPIAMESLSFTAPSAETLFYTLASSAVAAGFGTGLVGGVLIGALVAALLSGRFQWQSFESPRQTGRYLTGAVLMGIGGVLAGGCTVGAGLAGIPTLSLAAVLALLSIGAGGLAADALLNAAASGSAAPRARPAAQPAE